One genomic window of Verrucomicrobiia bacterium includes the following:
- the deoC gene encoding deoxyribose-phosphate aldolase: MNAIAPSRVEKPSRQTGHPLPTVDQVMVEERAAAFTKRSIKTSAKLAGLKLAVSMMDLTTLEGKDTPGKVAYLCRKALFPLESKYGVPSCGAVCVYPNMVKYARRFLGDDSPVNVASVATGFPSGQMALRTRLEEVRRAVADGADEIDMVINRGAFLSGDHALVFDEIAAIKQACGAAHLKVILETGELVTYDNVRIASQLAMEAGGDFIKTSTGKVSPAATIPVTLVMLEAIRDYFYATGIRIGMKPAGGIRNAKQALHYLVMVRETLGDDWLTPELFRFGASTLVNDVLMQVVKTVDGNYQSLDYFSQP; the protein is encoded by the coding sequence ATGAATGCCATCGCCCCTTCGCGCGTTGAAAAACCCTCCCGTCAGACCGGCCACCCGCTGCCGACCGTGGACCAGGTCATGGTTGAAGAACGCGCCGCGGCCTTCACCAAGCGCAGCATCAAAACCAGCGCCAAGCTCGCCGGTCTCAAGCTCGCCGTCTCGATGATGGACCTCACCACGCTCGAAGGCAAAGACACCCCCGGCAAGGTCGCTTATCTCTGTCGCAAGGCGCTTTTTCCGTTGGAGTCCAAATATGGTGTTCCGTCCTGCGGCGCGGTTTGCGTCTATCCGAACATGGTGAAATACGCCCGGCGTTTTCTTGGTGATGATTCGCCCGTGAACGTCGCATCCGTGGCCACCGGTTTTCCCAGCGGTCAAATGGCCTTGCGCACGCGTCTCGAAGAAGTTCGCCGCGCGGTGGCCGATGGCGCGGATGAAATTGACATGGTCATCAATCGCGGCGCATTTCTTTCCGGCGATCACGCGCTGGTCTTCGACGAAATCGCCGCGATCAAACAAGCGTGCGGCGCGGCGCATCTCAAGGTGATTCTTGAGACCGGCGAACTCGTGACTTATGACAACGTGCGCATCGCCAGCCAGCTTGCGATGGAAGCCGGCGGCGACTTCATCAAGACTTCCACCGGCAAAGTTTCACCCGCGGCGACCATTCCTGTCACGCTCGTGATGCTCGAAGCCATCCGTGATTATTTTTATGCCACGGGCATCCGCATCGGCATGAAGCCGGCGGGCGGCATTCGCAATGCCAAGCAGGCGCTCCATTACCTCGTGATGGTTCGCGAGACTCTTGGCGACGATTGGCTTACCCCCGAGCTTTTCCGTTTCGGCGCGAGCACGCTCGTGAACGACGTGCTGATGCAGGTCGTCAAAACCGTGGACGGCAATTACCAAAGCCTCGATTATTTTTCGCAACCATAA
- a CDS encoding YdeI/OmpD-associated family protein: MKAAKPLVVPAAMKAALARDPQAKVIFKKLSPSHRNEYVRWISEAKQPVTVQRRLEKFIPMLIEKNHAKNYFRAIS; encoded by the coding sequence ATGAAAGCGGCAAAACCACTCGTTGTACCGGCGGCAATGAAGGCGGCGCTCGCCCGCGATCCGCAAGCGAAAGTGATTTTCAAAAAACTTTCCCCGTCGCACCGCAATGAATACGTTCGCTGGATTTCCGAGGCAAAACAGCCCGTGACAGTTCAGCGCCGCCTCGAGAAATTTATTCCGATGTTGATCGAGAAGAACCACGCAAAAAATTATTTCAGAGCCATTTCATGA
- a CDS encoding aldehyde dehydrogenase family protein translates to MKTNSPRSTKTSARITAKLVPAARAVISSHHKPVPLNERRLNFGNKWDYAPAPEDSKAYAIAARHELFIDGKFVTPTSGKYFDSLNPATEEKLTEIAAANEHDVDLAVKSARRAYDKVWSKLPGRERGKYLYRIARIIQEKSRELAVLETIDGGKPIKESRDVDLPLVAAHFFYHAGWADKLQYAFPGRDVRPLGVAGQIIPWNFPLLMAAWKIAPALACGNTVVLKPAETTSITALRLAQIFQEAGLPEGVVNIVTGAGETGAAIVNHPDLDKIAFTGSTEVGKHIAKAVAGTNKKLTLELGGKAANIIFEDAPIDQAIEGIIAGIYFNQGHVCCAGSRLLVQEGIYSTIVRKLRDRIQTMRVGNPLDKNTDIGAINSRPQLEKIRELVQSGVDEGAELVQTRCDLPDRGYWFPPTFLTGVTASHRVAQEEIFGPVLSVMTFRTPEEAFERANNTPYGLSAGVWTDKGSKIFKIVNKLRAGVVWANTYNKFDPTSPFGGYKESGFGREGGMQGLAAYCRVD, encoded by the coding sequence ATGAAAACCAACTCTCCTCGAAGCACAAAGACGTCCGCGCGCATCACGGCCAAACTCGTTCCCGCTGCCCGCGCTGTTATCAGCAGCCATCACAAGCCGGTCCCGCTCAACGAACGCCGCCTGAATTTCGGCAACAAATGGGATTACGCGCCCGCGCCCGAAGATTCCAAAGCCTATGCCATCGCCGCGCGTCACGAATTGTTTATTGATGGCAAATTCGTCACGCCCACGTCCGGGAAATATTTTGATTCTCTGAATCCTGCCACCGAGGAAAAACTCACCGAGATCGCCGCCGCGAATGAGCATGACGTTGACCTCGCGGTGAAATCCGCCCGCCGCGCCTACGATAAAGTTTGGAGCAAGCTGCCCGGTCGCGAGCGTGGGAAATATCTTTATCGCATCGCCCGCATCATCCAGGAAAAATCGCGCGAACTTGCCGTGCTGGAAACCATTGACGGCGGCAAGCCCATCAAAGAAAGCCGCGACGTGGATCTTCCGCTGGTCGCCGCACACTTTTTTTATCACGCGGGCTGGGCCGACAAATTGCAGTATGCTTTTCCCGGCCGCGACGTGCGCCCGCTCGGCGTCGCCGGGCAGATCATCCCGTGGAATTTCCCGTTGCTTATGGCCGCGTGGAAAATTGCGCCCGCACTTGCCTGCGGCAACACGGTCGTTCTCAAACCCGCCGAGACCACCAGCATCACCGCGCTTCGCCTCGCGCAAATATTTCAGGAAGCCGGATTGCCGGAAGGCGTGGTGAACATCGTCACCGGCGCGGGTGAAACCGGCGCGGCCATCGTGAATCATCCCGATCTCGACAAGATCGCCTTCACCGGCTCAACCGAAGTCGGCAAGCACATCGCCAAAGCGGTCGCCGGCACGAATAAAAAATTGACGCTCGAACTTGGCGGCAAGGCGGCCAATATTATTTTTGAAGACGCGCCGATAGACCAGGCCATCGAGGGCATCATCGCGGGAATTTATTTTAACCAGGGCCACGTTTGTTGCGCCGGTTCGCGGCTGCTCGTGCAGGAGGGAATTTATTCCACCATCGTCCGCAAACTTCGCGATCGCATCCAAACCATGCGCGTCGGCAATCCGCTCGATAAAAACACCGACATCGGCGCGATCAATTCCCGTCCGCAACTCGAAAAAATCCGCGAGCTGGTCCAGAGCGGCGTGGATGAAGGCGCTGAACTCGTGCAAACGCGCTGTGATTTGCCCGACCGCGGATATTGGTTTCCGCCGACCTTTCTCACCGGCGTCACCGCGTCACATCGCGTCGCGCAGGAAGAAATATTTGGTCCCGTTCTCAGTGTGATGACGTTCCGCACACCGGAAGAAGCCTTTGAACGCGCCAACAATACGCCCTACGGTTTAAGCGCCGGAGTGTGGACTGACAAGGGCAGCAAAATTTTTAAAATCGTAAACAAGCTCCGTGCCGGCGTCGTCTGGGCCAACACCTACAATAAGTTTGATCCCACAAGTCCATTCGGCGGCTACAAGGAAAGTGGTTTTGGCCGCGAAGGCGGAATGCAGGGCTTGGCGGCATATTGCCGGGTGGATTAA
- a CDS encoding ABC transporter ATP-binding protein — translation MLTVKNLTVNYGAITALRGISLEVKQGDIVTLIGANGAGKSTTLRTISGLLKASSGEILYEGRNIANLPPHQIVKLGISQVPEGRMVFADLTVMENLMMGAYLQRNKQVIQKELEYVFGIFPRLDERKKQSAGTLSGGEQQMLAIGRALMSKPKFLMLDEPSIGIAPLLVKTIFEKIVEINKQQGISILLVEQNANLALEISRYGYVLETGQIILQNESAALRQSSQVKSAYLGGG, via the coding sequence ATGCTTACTGTCAAAAATCTTACGGTCAATTACGGCGCCATCACGGCGTTGCGCGGCATTTCGCTGGAAGTGAAGCAAGGCGATATTGTCACGTTGATCGGCGCGAATGGCGCGGGCAAATCCACGACGCTGCGCACGATTTCAGGTTTGTTAAAAGCATCGTCGGGCGAAATTCTTTATGAGGGACGGAACATCGCGAATTTGCCACCGCATCAGATCGTGAAGCTGGGCATCTCGCAAGTGCCGGAAGGACGGATGGTTTTTGCGGACCTGACGGTGATGGAAAACTTAATGATGGGCGCCTATTTGCAGAGGAATAAGCAGGTCATCCAAAAAGAATTGGAATATGTATTCGGAATTTTCCCGCGATTGGACGAACGCAAAAAGCAATCGGCGGGAACATTGTCCGGCGGCGAACAACAGATGCTGGCCATCGGGCGCGCGCTGATGAGCAAGCCGAAATTTTTGATGCTTGATGAACCCTCCATTGGCATCGCGCCGCTGCTGGTGAAAACCATTTTCGAAAAAATTGTCGAGATCAACAAACAGCAGGGAATTTCGATCCTACTGGTTGAACAGAACGCCAATCTGGCGCTGGAAATTTCGCGTTACGGTTACGTGCTGGAGACTGGCCAGATTATTTTGCAGAACGAATCAGCGGCTTTGCGGCAGAGTTCACAGGTGAAGAGCGCTTATCTGGGTGGTGGGTGA
- a CDS encoding ABC transporter ATP-binding protein, with the protein MSDAENSSLLRVENCTIRFGGLTAVSEVNLHIGANDLVGLIGPNGAGKTTVFNLITGVYQPTSGNIFFNGQSILRRKPHQLAFCGLARTFQNIRLFASLSVFDNVRAALQLHRAHGVRNALWRGRKFRDGEKAAADQVMEMLEIFHLASFRDESAKSLSYGNQRRLEIVRALATRPKLLLLDEPACGMNPTEKLELMKLIRFVKDKYNIAVLLVEHDMQVVMGICQRIAVLDYGIKIAEGTPAEVRKNPKVIEAYLGEEAASEK; encoded by the coding sequence ATGAGTGATGCCGAAAATTCCAGTCTGCTGCGGGTTGAGAATTGCACGATTCGTTTTGGTGGATTGACGGCCGTCTCCGAGGTGAATCTGCACATCGGTGCGAATGATCTCGTTGGTTTGATCGGGCCGAATGGCGCGGGCAAGACGACGGTTTTCAACCTCATCACGGGCGTTTATCAACCGACGTCGGGAAATATTTTTTTCAACGGGCAATCCATTCTTCGCCGCAAGCCGCATCAGCTTGCCTTTTGCGGATTGGCACGCACGTTTCAAAATATCCGCCTCTTCGCAAGCTTGAGTGTGTTCGACAATGTGCGAGCGGCGTTGCAACTTCACCGCGCGCATGGCGTTCGCAACGCGTTATGGCGCGGGCGGAAATTTCGCGACGGAGAAAAAGCGGCGGCCGATCAGGTGATGGAAATGCTCGAGATTTTTCACCTAGCAAGTTTTCGCGACGAGTCGGCGAAAAGTTTGTCTTACGGGAATCAAAGGCGATTGGAAATCGTCCGCGCCCTGGCGACGCGTCCCAAATTGCTTTTGCTCGATGAACCGGCGTGCGGAATGAATCCCACCGAGAAACTCGAATTGATGAAGTTGATTCGGTTTGTGAAGGACAAATATAATATCGCGGTTCTTCTCGTAGAACACGACATGCAAGTCGTCATGGGCATCTGCCAGCGCATCGCCGTTCTGGATTATGGAATCAAAATCGCGGAGGGGACGCCCGCTGAAGTCCGCAAGAATCCAAAAGTTATCGAAGCGTATCTAGGGGAAGAAGCAGCGAGCGAAAAATAG